Below is a genomic region from Alphaproteobacteria bacterium.
CTTCTGCAAAAGAATTTCGAAGATCAATCATGGACTTTTTTGAAATCACTTGGCCAAAAATTTCCCACGATATGGTGGATCGCATCAATGATGATTTTCAATTACTGAAATCGGCACTTTGATTCGTTTTGGGTATATATACTGCCACTGAGCACCTACTGCATATTGTAGAGACGGAAAATGGTGAACAGAAACTCTTGCGAATTGGACCATATAATGAATATGGAGGTGGTATGCCGTGTGAAATTGCAACGGATAGTCAAGGAAGAATTTATTATTTGAATAAAGCAGGGGAATTTCCTGTTATCAATTCTTATGATCCGCAGAGCCCTGATACGCAAAGAACAGGTGTCTCGTTTCGCGCTGCCTTTGGTGGGGGCATGCATCTGGATAGAAATGAACAGAAAATCTACTTTGGCAATGGTGACACAACGTATGTAGCGAATGTAGGTGAACTTCCTCGCCATGAATTGCTGAAAAATATGGGTGGGGATACATTTTGGCCGTGGGAAAGTGAAAAACTACTTTTAATATCAATCGAGCATAGTCGCTTTGTAAAAGGGCTTGATACAAGCGGAAAAGTTAAGAAGGATGCATTTGAAGCGACCTTGCCATTCATACGTGGAAAACATTTTTTCAGTGATAATGGTGAGCTGTGTATATTTGCGGAAACAAAAGATGAAAAAACTTACCGCCGAATTAGAAGCATTAGAGTCTTTGGAGTTAGTAATAGATTTACTTATGCCTTGCAGTCAAAGCATATGTTTAGGCGTATGGGGGGATAAAACTGCCCCGGCATAAAAATAACTTTTTGCTGAAATAAAGTGTCCAAACAAACATCTTCGCGAGGAGCCCTAATTTGGTCTTGCCTAATACGGTGGGGCGTCATAATTTCCATTTACGACTAAACCCACAACAAAGTATTAGATAGGCTCATGGCTCCTCGCATTTCTTCCCCCTCCCCTAACGCATTTTGGCTCTATGGTCTTCATGCCGTGATAGCAGCTCTTCAGAATCCTAAACGGCAATGTCACAAGCTGCTGGCGACAAAGGAAGCCGCAAAGTCTCTTGCAGATGCCAATGCTCTTTCCACCCCGAAGCTGCAGCCGAAGATCGTCTCAACCAGCGACATCCATAAAGAACTGCCAGAAGGCGCTGTCCATCAAGGCATTGCCCTTTCTGTGGACCCCTTACCTCCGCTCTCTATAGAAGACGTTTGTGATTCATCCTCTGCAGCCGGACCATTTTTGATTTTGGATGAGGTTACCGATCCCCACAATGTAGGCGCAATACTTCGTTCTTGTGCCGGCTTTGGGGCCAAGGGCCTTATTATTACGGAAAAGAATTCGCCATCTGAAACGGGCACTCTTGCAAAGTCAGCCTCGGGTGCCTTGGAACATACGCCGCTTATTCGTGCCGTTAATTTGTCGCAGGCGCTGAGCGCCCTCAAAGAGAAAGGCTATTGGACTGTGGGACTAGATGAACGCGCTGAGCAAGATCTTGGCC
It encodes:
- the rlmB gene encoding 23S rRNA (guanosine(2251)-2'-O)-methyltransferase RlmB encodes the protein MAPRISSPSPNAFWLYGLHAVIAALQNPKRQCHKLLATKEAAKSLADANALSTPKLQPKIVSTSDIHKELPEGAVHQGIALSVDPLPPLSIEDVCDSSSAAGPFLILDEVTDPHNVGAILRSCAGFGAKGLIITEKNSPSETGTLAKSASGALEHTPLIRAVNLSQALSALKEKGYWTVGLDERAEQDLGQIDLDGPMAFVMGSEGKGLRRLTRENCDFLAKLPTEPSFPTLNVSNAAAICLYAHKIASS